A stretch of Onychomys torridus chromosome 2, mOncTor1.1, whole genome shotgun sequence DNA encodes these proteins:
- the Cibar1 gene encoding protein FAM92A encodes MPSGLPCAALDRRGARRVATETPARRGGAHSALSPLGRSGGGSCSRAPWRPGAALVGLPPRVPSGAQGKMWRRNLEDRDAQTKQLQDAVTNVEKHFGELCQIFAAYVRKTARLRDKADLLVNEINVYASTETPNLKQGLKNFADEFAKLQDYRQAEVERLEAKVVEPLKAYGAIVKMKRDDLKATLTARNREAKQLSQLERTRQRNPSDRHVISQAETELQRATIDATRTSRHLEETIDNFEKQKMKDIKNIFSEFITIEMLFHGKALEVFTAAYQNIQKIDEDEDLEVFRNSLYLPDYPSRLDIVRANSKSPLQRSVSAKCTSGSGQITTCRTRKDQQVEDEDDEELDVTEDEN; translated from the exons ATGCCCTCTGGTCTCCCTTGCGCTGCCCTTGACCGCAGGGGCGCCCGCCGCGTTGCCACGGAAACGCCGGCCAGGCGCGGCGGCGCGCACAGCGCGCTCTCGCCTCTCGGTAGAAGTGGCGGCGGCTCCTGTTCCCGCGCGCCCTGGCGCCCTGGAGCCGCGCTCGTTGGGCTCCCACCCCGGGTCCCCAGCGGAGCGCAAGGCAAGATGTGGAGGCGCAACCTGGAAGACCG AGATgctcaaacaaaacaactgcAGGATGCTGTCACAAATGTGGAGAAGCATTTTGGAGAGCTTTGCCAAATCTTTGCTGCTTATGTACGTAAAACGGCCAGGCTTCGAGACAAAGCCGACCTCCTGGTTAATGAAATCAACGTGTATGCCTCTACCGAGACCCCAAATTTAAAGCAGGGTCTGAAAAATTTTGCCGATGAGTTTGCCAAACTTCAAGATTACCGCCAAGCAGAG GTGGAAAGGCTCGAAGCCAAAGTAGTTGAGCCGCTGAAAGCTTACGGCGCCATCGTAAAGATGAAGCGG GATGATCTCAAAGCAACATTAACAGCAAGAAATCGAGAAGCCAAACAGTTATCTCAGTTAGAAAGGACTCGCCAACGAAACCCATCCGATCGACATGTGATT TCGCAG GCAGAAACTGAATTACAGAGAGCCACGATTGATGCTACCCGAACAAGTCGTCATTTGGAGGAAACTATTGACAATtttgaaaagcagaaaatgaagGACATAAAG AACATATTTTCTGAGTTTATCACAATTGAAATGTTATTTCATGGCAAAGCTTTAGAGGTCTTCACTGCTGCATACCAAAATATACAAAAGATTGATGAGGATGAAGATCTAGAG GTTTTCCGAAATTCTCTGTATCTACCAGATTATCCATCTCGTTTAGATATTGTAAGAGCAAATTCAAAGTCACCTCTTCAGAGATCAGTATCAGCTAAATGCACATCTGGATCTGGACAG ATCACGACCTGTCGAACAAGGAAAGATCAACAAgtagaagatgaagatgatgaagaattAGATGTGACAGAAGATGAAaactaa